A section of the Burkholderia mallei ATCC 23344 genome encodes:
- a CDS encoding DUF2905 domain-containing protein produces the protein MLRWLLTTFIAVMVLTRAWPWLAKLGVGRLPGDVTLRLGSRVYPFPFMSTLVIMGIVSVIARLW, from the coding sequence CTGCGCTGGCTGCTCACCACGTTCATTGCCGTGATGGTGCTCACGCGCGCGTGGCCTTGGCTCGCGAAGCTCGGCGTCGGACGGCTGCCGGGCGACGTGACGCTCAGGCTCGGCTCGCGCGTCTATCCGTTTCCGTTCATGTCGACGCTCGTGATCATGGGCATCGTATCGGTGATCGCGCGGCTCTGGTGA